A region from the Desulfomarina profundi genome encodes:
- a CDS encoding Maf family protein has translation MMFYTNESIVLASGSPRRKKYLEDLGLTFSLYPVTINETPLPDESPGNFVLRMATEKGEAAALQHGDSWIISGDTVVCLDQNILGKPFDKAEAFTMLISLAGRAHTVRTGICLMHADKRISSCTVVETKVVFSDFDESVARAYISSGESLDKAGAYGIQGRGAFLVESIEGSYTNVVGLPLSELVNMLLQNKVIGMRNTCDHV, from the coding sequence ATGATGTTTTATACCAATGAGTCAATTGTGCTGGCTTCCGGTTCTCCCAGGCGGAAAAAGTATCTGGAGGACCTGGGGCTGACTTTTTCCCTCTATCCCGTGACAATTAATGAAACACCCTTGCCGGATGAAAGCCCCGGGAATTTTGTTCTGAGAATGGCAACGGAAAAAGGTGAGGCTGCAGCGCTGCAACACGGAGATTCCTGGATAATTTCAGGTGATACTGTGGTTTGTCTTGATCAAAATATTCTCGGTAAACCGTTTGACAAGGCGGAAGCTTTTACTATGCTAATATCTCTGGCCGGCAGAGCCCATACCGTACGAACGGGAATATGTCTTATGCATGCGGATAAAAGGATCTCTTCATGTACTGTCGTGGAGACAAAGGTCGTTTTTTCAGATTTTGACGAATCTGTGGCCCGGGCATACATTTCAAGTGGTGAGAGTTTGGATAAAGCGGGCGCATATGGTATTCAGGGCAGAGGGGCTTTTCTGGTGGAAAGCATTGAAGGATCATATACAAATGTTGTGGGGCTGCCGTTGAGCGAGTTGGTGAACATGCTTCTCCAGAACAAGGTAATAGGTATGCGTAACACCTGTGACCACGTATAG
- a CDS encoding B12-binding domain-containing radical SAM protein — MEDQFFRDLLSGSPGDCYGTSFSLKKAIDFSSPYRDEDFSSHLKNRHVYYESSRGCPFSCTYCLSSAERGLRHKPLGKVKRELQAILKHHPKCIRFIDRTYNDVPERALEIWEFLMAQQSDCLFHFEMAPDRFTEEMFDFLGTLECGCFQFEIGIQSTHEPTLAAVNRKIDHAKVHEIVSRLAALENIHLHVDLILGLPYETRDTFSASFRDVFAMGAHYIQMGLLKILPDTPIFRSRDAYGYLWTSEPPYSVLANSWMDHDCLRELYWFSECVEKFMNNRYFVSLWHYLRKYEEDIFTFFSEVLTRCLEIGFFQLAPTHELMVGIIESVIARRRDRDLIRDLLRLDWLRCGHRFLPDCLEISQKREQPREIKGKLYKNLPDEMEGVYTKGSRNYFFKKSYFLPVSEESLKELGYPGEGKSGCICILPEREKSLYRLNKILNLNP, encoded by the coding sequence GTGGAAGACCAATTTTTCAGGGATCTGCTTTCAGGTTCCCCGGGAGATTGCTACGGGACTTCTTTTTCCCTCAAAAAAGCGATAGATTTTTCCTCTCCATACAGGGATGAAGATTTTTCTTCACACTTGAAGAACAGACATGTCTATTATGAGAGTTCGAGGGGATGCCCATTTTCCTGTACTTATTGTCTCTCTTCGGCTGAAAGAGGATTGCGTCATAAACCCCTGGGCAAAGTGAAAAGGGAGTTACAGGCTATTCTCAAGCATCATCCTAAATGTATACGGTTTATTGATAGAACATACAATGATGTCCCGGAAAGAGCCCTTGAAATATGGGAATTTCTCATGGCACAGCAGAGTGATTGCCTTTTTCATTTCGAGATGGCTCCGGATCGTTTTACCGAAGAGATGTTTGATTTCCTGGGAACTCTTGAGTGTGGTTGTTTTCAGTTTGAAATCGGTATCCAGTCTACCCATGAACCCACTCTCGCCGCAGTTAATCGCAAAATTGACCACGCCAAGGTACACGAGATAGTTTCCAGGTTGGCGGCGCTTGAAAATATTCACCTCCATGTGGATCTGATTCTAGGTCTTCCCTATGAAACGCGGGATACTTTTTCAGCCTCTTTCAGGGATGTTTTTGCCATGGGTGCCCATTATATTCAGATGGGACTATTAAAAATTTTGCCGGATACACCTATTTTCAGGTCACGGGATGCTTATGGCTATCTCTGGACCAGTGAACCTCCCTATTCAGTTTTGGCAAATAGCTGGATGGACCATGATTGTCTGCGTGAACTGTACTGGTTTTCGGAATGTGTTGAAAAATTCATGAACAACCGCTATTTTGTTTCCCTCTGGCATTACCTGAGAAAATATGAGGAGGATATTTTCACCTTTTTCTCTGAAGTTCTGACCCGTTGCCTTGAAATTGGCTTTTTTCAGCTTGCACCAACCCATGAATTGATGGTGGGGATCATAGAGAGTGTGATTGCCCGCAGGCGGGACAGGGATCTGATTCGTGACCTGCTCCGCTTGGACTGGCTCAGATGTGGACACAGGTTTTTGCCGGACTGTCTTGAAATCAGCCAAAAGAGGGAACAGCCACGGGAAATAAAAGGGAAGTTATATAAAAACCTTCCTGATGAGATGGAGGGGGTGTATACAAAGGGAAGCCGGAACTATTTCTTCAAGAAAAGTTATTTCCTTCCCGTGAGCGAGGAGAGTCTTAAAGAACTTGGGTATCCTGGAGAAGGTAAATCGGGTTGCATCTGCATACTGCCAGAACGTGAAAAAAGCCTCTACAGGTTGAATAAAATATTGAACCTGAATCCGTGA
- a CDS encoding TIGR03013 family XrtA/PEP-CTERM system glycosyltransferase, whose protein sequence is MPIIFNKYYPLRTIVFFLGEGLLILLSLLITDWFFTSSGLFYLDLGIILLQAFLVTMIFQLCLYFFDLYDLASDLTLTHTITRMTQAFGVGCIILGTVYYTIPFMMLSGRVFWAAYVVICLSVSIWRGAYYLILRKRLFVQGVIIVGTGEFASDIAREIEGVHDSIYKIIRFIGESEPEFNPNLASVSRELSPVEELEDDHEIERVIIALDDRRGVMPINTLLDYKIHGIPIENGVTFYERVTGKILVEKLAPSWIIFSDGFSVSRWKYQVKRMIDISLSLTLLFCSLPILILTALLIKFESPGPVFYLQKRVGFKNKEFNVIKFRSMGVDAEKNGAVWAQENDDRVTRVGKVIRKLRIDELPQLFNVLRGEMSLVGPRPERQVFVDRLKEVIPFYAIRHELKPGVTGWAQVCYPYGASEEDALKKLEYDLYYMKNMSIALDLLVIFKTIKTVLFRVGAR, encoded by the coding sequence ATGCCGATAATTTTTAATAAATATTACCCTCTAAGGACGATAGTATTTTTTCTTGGCGAGGGTCTGTTGATTCTTCTCTCTTTGTTGATTACAGATTGGTTTTTTACCAGCAGTGGCCTTTTTTATCTCGATTTAGGGATAATTCTACTCCAGGCTTTTCTGGTAACGATGATTTTTCAGCTCTGTCTTTATTTTTTTGATCTGTATGATCTTGCCAGTGACCTGACATTGACCCATACCATCACACGGATGACCCAGGCATTTGGGGTGGGATGCATTATTCTGGGGACAGTTTACTATACAATTCCTTTTATGATGTTATCCGGACGAGTATTCTGGGCCGCTTATGTAGTTATCTGCCTGTCTGTTTCAATATGGCGTGGCGCCTATTATCTCATCTTGAGGAAGAGATTGTTTGTTCAGGGTGTTATCATTGTCGGTACAGGGGAGTTTGCTTCAGATATTGCAAGGGAAATTGAAGGCGTCCATGATTCCATATATAAAATAATAAGATTTATAGGTGAGTCGGAACCGGAATTTAACCCAAACCTGGCTTCTGTTTCCCGGGAACTCTCACCTGTGGAAGAACTGGAAGATGATCATGAAATCGAGCGGGTTATTATCGCTCTGGATGATCGAAGAGGGGTTATGCCGATTAACACATTGCTTGATTATAAAATACACGGTATTCCAATTGAAAATGGTGTTACATTTTATGAACGTGTTACGGGGAAGATACTGGTGGAAAAACTGGCCCCGAGCTGGATCATCTTTTCTGACGGGTTCAGTGTCAGCAGATGGAAGTATCAGGTGAAGCGAATGATAGATATTTCCCTGTCTCTCACTCTGTTATTCTGCAGTTTGCCGATTTTAATACTAACTGCTCTTCTCATCAAATTTGAATCTCCAGGTCCTGTTTTTTATTTGCAGAAACGGGTTGGATTTAAGAATAAGGAGTTCAATGTAATCAAGTTTCGGTCAATGGGCGTTGATGCTGAGAAAAATGGAGCTGTATGGGCTCAAGAGAATGATGACAGGGTGACCAGGGTTGGGAAAGTCATACGGAAATTGCGTATAGATGAGTTGCCCCAGCTTTTCAATGTTCTACGGGGAGAAATGAGCCTTGTTGGTCCGCGACCGGAAAGGCAGGTGTTTGTTGACAGGTTGAAGGAAGTTATTCCTTTTTACGCTATTCGTCATGAATTAAAGCCAGGTGTAACAGGATGGGCACAGGTTTGTTATCCCTACGGTGCGTCTGAAGAAGATGCGTTGAAAAAACTTGAATATGATCTGTATTATATGAAAAATATGTCAATTGCCCTTGATTTGCTCGTAATATTCAAAACAATAAAAACTGTTCTTTTTCGGGTGGGTGCCCGCTGA
- a CDS encoding ChaN family lipoprotein codes for MKTLFAVTLNTLLPIFLLSIPTFTMATQPETATPEYTLSLSFDLEKHEVTGTARIILATGKPYTLYLDGITVTGSILKDEKGHERELVFREKTVVIPADDIRRTIYISYSKIVAGSHENRIETDGITLVRNWHPTLDRPMLFSLNATLPSGFTPVCESETFPLETRGSTVHADFSHPLYALHFTAGPYTHEKYRVRDGLFVHTLFFPEDRQLIDSYLKKAASYLKRYEKEIGPFPYNQYVIVANRFPTGFGFPGFTLIGQAVLRLPFIKDTSLGHEILHSWFGNSVEVNYREGNWCEGLTAYLSDHAFRAEKGEGALDRKEIITNYLSYVNHNNAIPLGRFISGNHDQSSEKAMRAVGYGRGAMLFHELRKKTGDDIFFRAIQLFHKKNRWREASWSDIQNAFETSSGIKLNTFFRERLQRSEIPSLSVENSHIVYKNGAPILTFTLVQHTEKPFSILVPINIRNTAGTDVFKTFIDQKENRIEIPLTSRPLEFTIDPEYSFMRELDREEKYSTWSRFLGSEKKLVVLASEQKRIIYAPLLSLMDGPGIEVKLSSEVTNEELAKNNLLFLGTDQKAARSLFGPPPDRFKDDFTLDARFNPLNQHLVAVLLSSPSRETTLKTARRLTHYSKYSFLRFHNGKTVDKRINSSQMGIRTVLESLPEGGRTTTLTSFENIIRQLDRARVIYIGETHTANSDHLLQLRVIEALFAKDRNLAIGMEMFPADNQQALDDYIVNRVHDDERTFLKQSEYFKVWRYDYRFFRDIIQFARNNRLHVLGLNLKRNIVTEVFRSGNTDGLDQTVLEKLPENRNLDMPGYYNRLNMVHALHDQTGTRGNISGFIQAQGLWDETMAENIADWLRKNPRKKLVVLAGTQHTRKDSGIPPRVKRRINVPQASLLNIYSSAPSDNLGEIADYFFLSTAPDLPESPRIGIVLETVQKEGQSFMKITGISPHGKAGKAGLQTNDVLLEINNFPVSEMSDVRIAMIDTQNGDNIPVKIVRDVDGKKQELLFNVELTVPPEAMMTHP; via the coding sequence ATGAAAACACTCTTTGCAGTCACTCTCAATACACTGCTGCCGATCTTTCTGCTCTCCATCCCCACCTTCACAATGGCAACACAACCTGAGACAGCAACTCCGGAATACACCCTGTCGCTCTCTTTTGATCTGGAAAAACATGAAGTAACGGGAACAGCCAGAATCATCCTTGCAACAGGTAAACCATATACCCTTTATCTTGACGGAATAACCGTCACCGGCAGCATCCTCAAAGACGAAAAAGGACATGAGCGAGAACTGGTTTTCCGTGAAAAAACCGTTGTAATCCCTGCAGACGATATCAGGCGAACTATTTATATATCATACAGTAAAATAGTAGCCGGCAGCCATGAAAACAGGATCGAAACAGATGGAATAACCCTTGTCAGGAACTGGCACCCTACCCTGGACAGGCCAATGCTGTTTTCACTGAACGCTACACTTCCCTCCGGATTCACACCGGTCTGTGAGTCGGAAACCTTTCCGCTGGAGACAAGAGGCAGCACCGTCCATGCTGATTTTTCACATCCCCTCTACGCACTCCATTTCACCGCCGGACCGTATACCCATGAGAAATACAGGGTAAGAGACGGTCTCTTTGTCCACACCCTTTTCTTTCCAGAGGACAGACAGCTTATTGACAGTTACCTGAAAAAAGCCGCATCCTATCTGAAACGATACGAAAAGGAAATCGGGCCTTTTCCTTATAACCAGTACGTCATTGTTGCCAACCGTTTCCCCACAGGTTTCGGTTTTCCCGGCTTTACCCTTATTGGCCAGGCAGTGCTCCGACTTCCCTTTATAAAAGACACCTCTCTCGGCCATGAGATTCTCCACTCCTGGTTTGGAAACAGTGTGGAAGTAAACTACCGGGAAGGAAACTGGTGCGAAGGACTCACAGCTTACCTGTCTGACCACGCATTCAGAGCAGAAAAAGGTGAGGGTGCTCTGGACAGAAAGGAAATTATCACCAATTACCTCAGCTATGTAAACCATAACAATGCAATTCCTCTTGGCCGGTTCATTTCCGGAAACCATGACCAGAGCAGTGAAAAAGCCATGCGGGCTGTAGGGTATGGCCGTGGTGCCATGCTGTTTCATGAACTGCGGAAAAAAACAGGTGACGATATCTTTTTTCGGGCAATTCAATTATTCCATAAAAAAAACAGATGGAGGGAAGCATCATGGTCAGACATTCAGAACGCTTTTGAAACCAGTTCCGGTATCAAACTGAACACATTTTTTCGGGAAAGGCTTCAACGATCTGAGATTCCGTCTCTTTCTGTTGAAAACAGCCATATCGTGTATAAAAACGGTGCTCCGATCCTGACCTTTACCCTTGTTCAGCACACCGAAAAACCATTCTCAATCCTCGTTCCCATCAATATCAGGAATACTGCCGGGACAGATGTTTTCAAAACTTTTATTGACCAAAAAGAAAACCGGATTGAAATCCCACTCACCAGTCGCCCCCTGGAATTTACCATTGACCCGGAATACTCCTTCATGCGGGAACTTGACCGGGAGGAAAAATACAGTACCTGGTCCAGGTTTCTGGGGAGTGAAAAAAAACTGGTGGTCCTGGCTTCAGAGCAAAAACGAATCATCTACGCCCCCCTCCTGTCGTTGATGGATGGGCCAGGCATCGAGGTAAAACTGTCCTCTGAAGTGACCAACGAGGAACTGGCGAAAAACAACCTTCTTTTCCTCGGTACAGACCAGAAAGCTGCACGTTCACTTTTCGGCCCTCCTCCAGATCGTTTTAAAGATGATTTCACCCTTGATGCCAGATTCAACCCTCTTAATCAACATCTTGTTGCTGTCCTGCTTTCCTCCCCTTCCAGGGAAACAACTCTCAAGACAGCCAGGCGCCTGACCCATTACAGCAAATACTCCTTTCTTCGTTTTCATAACGGAAAAACAGTAGACAAACGTATTAATTCCAGCCAGATGGGCATCAGAACTGTACTGGAATCCCTGCCCGAAGGGGGCAGGACAACGACTCTCACGTCCTTTGAAAATATTATCAGACAGCTTGACAGAGCAAGGGTCATTTATATCGGGGAAACCCATACTGCCAACAGTGACCACCTCCTCCAACTCCGTGTTATCGAGGCTCTTTTTGCAAAAGATAGGAATCTTGCCATTGGTATGGAAATGTTCCCGGCGGACAACCAGCAAGCGCTGGACGATTATATTGTTAACAGGGTTCATGACGACGAGCGTACTTTCCTCAAACAATCTGAATATTTCAAGGTCTGGCGCTATGATTACCGATTTTTCCGGGATATTATTCAGTTTGCAAGAAACAACCGCCTCCATGTCCTTGGCCTGAATCTGAAAAGAAACATCGTCACGGAGGTCTTCCGAAGCGGCAATACTGACGGTCTTGACCAGACTGTTCTGGAGAAACTGCCCGAAAACAGAAATCTCGATATGCCCGGATATTATAACCGCCTGAACATGGTCCATGCTCTCCACGACCAGACCGGTACCAGAGGAAATATCAGCGGCTTTATTCAGGCCCAGGGACTGTGGGACGAGACCATGGCCGAAAATATTGCAGACTGGCTACGGAAAAACCCCAGAAAGAAACTGGTTGTTCTCGCCGGAACACAGCATACCAGGAAGGACTCAGGAATCCCGCCCAGGGTCAAAAGACGAATAAATGTACCCCAGGCATCACTGCTGAATATTTACAGTTCCGCCCCTTCCGACAACCTTGGGGAGATTGCCGACTATTTCTTTCTTTCCACCGCACCGGATTTACCTGAAAGCCCCAGGATCGGCATTGTTCTTGAGACAGTTCAAAAAGAAGGACAGTCATTTATGAAAATCACCGGGATCAGCCCCCACGGAAAAGCAGGGAAAGCTGGACTCCAGACAAATGATGTACTTCTTGAAATCAATAATTTCCCTGTCTCCGAAATGAGCGATGTACGAATTGCGATGATTGATACTCAAAATGGGGACAATATTCCTGTGAAAATAGTCAGAGATGTGGATGGAAAAAAACAGGAGCTGCTTTTTAATGTTGAACTCACAGTTCCACCCGAAGCGATGATGACTCATCCATGA
- a CDS encoding DUF362 domain-containing protein, which produces MDHCKPVVVLQRCSQYNRIKIVEIIDAVITSLGVTPCFYNKKVLLKPNLISGKGPEFSCTHRTFVAAVALWFHEQGAQVAIGDSPAFGSSSTVCRQMGIAEEIADLDVQLVDFSSSVQKIVSGNIRVNIAAPVIECDWLINLPKIKAHNQLYVTLAVKNIFGIVKGANKAILHMLHGSTHDGFAEIILDLLNFLPPSIHCIDGITVMHRSGPLDGEALPLHCIGGSLNPVALDTALLELLELEKKKSPLWRVAAERGLEGIQSDKLTFPLLSPVDFRGSGFQAPATLNGIRFNPFRFFLGMGKRLMGKH; this is translated from the coding sequence ATGGATCATTGTAAACCTGTTGTGGTGTTGCAACGTTGTTCTCAGTATAACAGGATCAAAATAGTTGAAATAATAGATGCTGTTATTACAAGCCTGGGAGTAACACCTTGTTTCTACAATAAAAAAGTTTTGCTGAAACCTAATCTGATAAGTGGAAAGGGCCCTGAATTCTCCTGTACGCACAGGACGTTTGTCGCTGCTGTGGCTCTCTGGTTTCATGAGCAGGGTGCACAGGTTGCCATCGGTGATTCACCTGCATTTGGCAGTAGCAGCACAGTCTGCAGACAGATGGGTATTGCGGAGGAAATTGCGGATCTTGATGTGCAGCTGGTTGATTTTTCTTCCTCCGTTCAGAAAATTGTATCAGGAAACATTCGTGTCAACATAGCGGCACCTGTTATCGAATGTGACTGGCTGATCAATCTTCCCAAAATAAAAGCTCACAACCAGTTGTATGTCACTCTTGCAGTGAAGAATATTTTCGGAATTGTCAAAGGAGCAAATAAAGCGATTCTCCATATGCTTCATGGCTCTACCCATGATGGTTTTGCAGAGATTATTCTTGATCTTCTCAATTTCCTGCCCCCTTCCATTCATTGTATTGACGGTATTACAGTCATGCACCGTTCCGGCCCTCTGGACGGTGAAGCCTTGCCTCTTCATTGTATCGGTGGTTCCCTTAATCCGGTGGCCCTTGACACTGCCCTGCTGGAGCTTCTTGAACTGGAAAAGAAAAAAAGCCCCCTTTGGCGGGTTGCGGCCGAAAGGGGACTTGAGGGGATACAATCGGATAAACTCACCTTTCCTCTATTAAGTCCTGTCGATTTTCGGGGTTCAGGTTTTCAGGCACCAGCCACGTTGAATGGTATTCGATTCAATCCTTTCAGATTTTTTTTGGGGATGGGAAAGAGATTGATGGGAAAACACTGA
- a CDS encoding peptidylprolyl isomerase, producing MAKSKLKDGLYAKFDTSKGEILCALEFKKTPLTVANFVGLAEGTKDLGGGAKAKGDRFYDGLTFHRVIPDFMIQGGCPLGTGTGGPGYTFPDEIDPSLKHSGPGILSMANSGPNTNGSQFFITHVATPWLDGKHTVFGHVVSGQDVVNTIEGGDIINSVEIIRVGKEAKAFQSDQKAFDSLLSGLEERSREKELAAMEETARVIDERWPDAVTTPSGLKYVVVKEGEGDTTPKPGQVVTVHYTGKLLDGKKFDSSYDRGQPIDFPVGKGQVIKGWEEALLGMKKGEKRVLIIPSDLGYGPNGRGPIPPTPPWYLMLSW from the coding sequence ATGGCTAAATCAAAACTGAAAGACGGCTTGTACGCCAAATTTGATACCAGCAAAGGTGAAATCCTCTGCGCTCTTGAATTCAAAAAAACCCCTTTGACTGTTGCAAACTTCGTGGGTCTTGCCGAAGGCACCAAGGATCTTGGCGGAGGAGCCAAAGCCAAAGGTGACAGGTTTTATGATGGACTTACCTTCCACAGGGTAATCCCCGATTTCATGATCCAGGGCGGCTGCCCCCTGGGAACCGGAACCGGCGGGCCGGGCTATACCTTTCCTGACGAAATAGATCCGAGTCTGAAGCACTCCGGCCCAGGCATCCTCTCCATGGCCAATTCCGGACCGAACACAAATGGCAGCCAGTTTTTCATTACCCATGTAGCAACTCCCTGGCTGGACGGGAAACACACCGTATTTGGCCACGTGGTTTCCGGACAGGATGTGGTCAATACAATTGAAGGTGGTGATATTATCAATTCAGTGGAAATTATCCGGGTTGGAAAAGAGGCAAAAGCTTTTCAAAGTGATCAAAAAGCTTTTGACTCCCTCCTGTCAGGACTTGAAGAGAGAAGCCGGGAAAAAGAACTGGCGGCAATGGAAGAGACGGCACGAGTGATCGACGAACGGTGGCCCGACGCTGTTACCACACCTTCGGGGTTGAAGTATGTTGTTGTAAAAGAGGGTGAAGGTGACACAACACCGAAACCCGGTCAGGTAGTGACCGTCCATTATACGGGAAAGTTGCTGGATGGCAAAAAATTCGACAGTTCTTATGATCGTGGACAGCCCATTGATTTTCCAGTGGGAAAAGGTCAGGTCATCAAGGGCTGGGAAGAAGCACTTCTCGGAATGAAAAAGGGGGAAAAACGAGTGCTGATCATCCCTTCCGATCTTGGATATGGCCCGAACGGCCGTGGACCGATTCCCCCAACGCCACCATGGTATTTGATGTTGAGCTGGTAA
- a CDS encoding phosphoglycerate dehydrogenase, with translation MSHFKIRKINAIAEEGLQLFTDNFHVSEDEQSPDGIVIRSSPLNVDDYPTLLAVARAGAGTNNINVERATEKGICVFNTPGANANAVVDLVFPMIGVWKRNIFKGIEFCKSLAAMDPDKVNAEVEARKAAFRGVEIAGKTLGVVGLGQIGVRLANGGVHRHMVVNGFDPAPALANIHLLSPEVRLCRSLTAAVENADVVSLHLPLNDRTRNFVNSEFLSRLKRGAVLINYARGPIVDESAILEALDSGILEAYLCDFPTPAIIGHPRILMTPHLGASTSESEGNCATMAVKELSTYLKYGNVVHSVNFPTIESTPTDDVHSRLIVINRDVPGMIALISNIFGKYSLNIASYLNQSNGTVGYNIIDVESEIPGDIVKELNGNKDVIRTRTIVFAK, from the coding sequence ATGTCACATTTTAAGATAAGGAAAATAAACGCTATTGCGGAAGAAGGACTTCAGCTGTTCACCGATAATTTTCATGTTTCGGAAGATGAACAGTCACCGGATGGTATTGTAATCCGGAGTTCTCCGTTGAATGTGGATGATTATCCTACACTCCTGGCAGTTGCTCGGGCGGGGGCTGGAACAAATAATATCAACGTGGAAAGAGCTACCGAAAAAGGCATATGTGTTTTCAATACACCCGGAGCCAATGCCAATGCTGTTGTTGATCTGGTATTCCCGATGATAGGTGTCTGGAAAAGAAATATTTTCAAGGGTATTGAATTTTGTAAATCACTGGCGGCAATGGATCCCGATAAGGTCAATGCTGAGGTGGAGGCCCGCAAAGCCGCTTTCAGGGGGGTGGAGATTGCAGGAAAAACACTGGGAGTTGTCGGGCTTGGCCAGATTGGTGTAAGGTTGGCCAACGGTGGTGTCCATCGTCATATGGTGGTCAACGGTTTTGATCCGGCTCCGGCCCTGGCAAACATCCATTTGCTTTCCCCGGAAGTGCGTCTCTGCAGATCACTCACAGCAGCAGTGGAAAATGCTGACGTGGTGAGTCTTCATCTTCCTTTGAATGACAGGACAAGGAATTTTGTTAACAGTGAATTTCTGTCCAGATTGAAAAGAGGTGCGGTTCTCATTAACTATGCGAGGGGACCGATCGTGGACGAGAGTGCCATTCTTGAAGCACTGGACAGCGGCATTCTTGAGGCATATCTTTGTGATTTTCCGACACCGGCAATTATCGGCCATCCCAGGATTCTGATGACACCCCATCTGGGAGCATCCACGTCAGAGTCTGAAGGAAACTGTGCGACGATGGCAGTCAAGGAACTCTCAACGTACCTGAAATATGGTAATGTGGTCCACAGTGTTAATTTCCCGACAATTGAATCAACTCCGACAGATGATGTTCATTCACGGTTGATAGTAATCAACAGGGATGTACCGGGGATGATTGCTCTGATTTCCAATATTTTCGGGAAATATTCGCTTAATATAGCAAGTTATCTAAACCAGTCCAATGGTACTGTGGGTTATAATATTATTGATGTTGAATCTGAAATTCCCGGTGACATTGTAAAGGAACTGAATGGAAATAAAGATGTCATTCGTACCCGGACGATTGTTTTTGCAAAATAA
- a CDS encoding HDIG domain-containing metalloprotein: MTYGISREEALALIQSKIKNRNMINHCLASEAVLQAMAERLGEDREKWGLAGLLHDLDTESQPDLLTHTTETVEILKKKGVDEEIVEAIRLHNLEAHPGEERTTVFQHALAAGETITGLVVATALVYPDKKLASVKPKSVKKRIKEKAFARGANREIIAECEKAGIPLPEFCELSLKALQQIAGELGL; this comes from the coding sequence ATGACATACGGTATCAGCAGGGAAGAGGCTTTGGCGCTCATTCAGAGCAAAATTAAAAACCGGAACATGATCAATCATTGCCTGGCATCGGAGGCAGTTTTGCAGGCTATGGCGGAACGGCTCGGCGAAGACAGGGAAAAATGGGGGCTGGCCGGATTGCTCCATGATCTGGACACTGAGAGTCAGCCGGACCTCTTGACCCATACGACAGAGACGGTTGAGATCTTGAAAAAAAAGGGTGTTGACGAGGAGATAGTTGAAGCAATACGACTGCATAACCTGGAAGCCCATCCAGGAGAAGAGAGAACAACTGTTTTCCAGCATGCTCTTGCGGCAGGTGAGACTATCACCGGTCTGGTTGTAGCCACGGCCCTGGTTTATCCGGATAAAAAACTTGCCTCCGTTAAACCGAAATCGGTAAAAAAACGAATAAAAGAAAAAGCATTTGCCCGCGGGGCAAATCGCGAGATCATCGCGGAATGTGAAAAGGCCGGAATTCCACTGCCTGAGTTCTGTGAACTGAGCCTGAAAGCTCTCCAGCAGATAGCCGGAGAGCTCGGATTATAG